The sequence CAGCCCGTATGGGTATGGTCTCTTTGAGTGAGTAGCCCTATCTAACTGCTTCACCGGATTACCTTTTTAACTCATTCTTGTCTCTGAGTTCCAGTTTCGATTTGCTGTGCAAAGAAACTTATCCAAAAGAGCCGCCTATCATGGCATGCCGCACCGCTCAGGAGTGCAGAGGTCAGCTTAATCCAAATCTCCACCCAGACGGGAAAGGTATGTTGTAAAGCTAAGGAATGATCCCGTTCGTATACCTGATTCAAAGCTGACATGTAAACCCAGTTTGCCTCTCGCTACTCGGTACATGGAGGGAAGGAGACGCCGCAGCGCAATGGCAGCCTGGAAAGTCCACCATTCTCTCCGTGCTTATTAGCATCCAGGCAATGATATTCACAGAAGATCCATTCAGGAATGAACCAGCAAACACTAACAGGGTTGGAAGGAGAGCTGACAGGGAAGCACAGATGACTATCCAGAAGATCCAACCTTTGACTATTGAATACGGCATGCTGGCATGGTTGGAAAAACAGCAAAGGCTTAACGGAGTATGGGGTAATATCGTCAAGGCGCACTTCAAGctcaataaagaaaaaaTTCTAACCAATATTAACAAATGGGCGCAGAGCAATCCGGCCGTTGGTCGAGGATATGAATGGTACAGGAGTGGCGTGTCACCAGTCGAGCGGCTTAGAAGACAACTTGACAGTCTCAGTGGGTTTTCATAATTTTGCAGGTCGAATGCTAACTATGGGCGGCTTGTGTCTATTAACTAACTAAGCTGGTGGACTGATCGGATCAGAAACTTGGACTTGTccgttctttttctttgatgTCTCCTGTCAGTTTCGACTGAAGTTCAAGTTGATCGGACCGAAAGCGGGTCAAATTAAGATGTTCAAACTAGCCCGTTTTGGTTAGACGTACAACTGGCTCGGTCCAGTACCAGCCGTATCAGTGAGTTAGTTACATACAAGCGGCGTGACGGAGTGAGTAGTTAGTGACTTTTGCCCAATAATTAATTACCAGCGGGATAATGCCCTGTGCTGCTGAAAGGCGGGGTTGCGGCAGCCCCTCGCATAAATCCAACTGCCCACACGTCCAGCAGCACAGTGTGTTTTAACGAACCTGTAAAATAGCTAGCTCAACTTTCCGATCCCCATTCAATGTGATATTTGCTTTCAAAAGTTTTGCTCACTCGCAGGTTTCATACATATAATCCTCCTCAGGAAGGTCCAGTGCATCTATATATATCATGCCCGAGTTCACCCCTACGGAAATCGGCGACCTTATCCGCCATCATGAGGTAGATTTTGCGCCCTatgaagagctctacaagcacCTCCACGCCTATCCGGAGTTATCCCACCAAGAGTATAAAACCGCGGCGACTATTGCAGCTAGACTCCGCCGTGTTCCTGGCCTTGAAGTATTTGAGAACATCGGCGGCACCGGTATTGCCGCTGTCTTCCGCAACGGTGATGGCAAGACCGTTCTTCTACGGTCTGAGCTAGATGGCCTGCCGATTAAAGAACAAACGAATCTTCCTTACGCGAGTAAGAATGTCGTGAGGGACGAAACTGATGGAGTAGAAAAGCCCACAATGCACGCTTGTGGGCATGATATGCATATGGCATGTCTGATTGCTGCAATAGATATCTTAGTGTCAGCGAAGTCAGAATGGTCCGGAACTTTGGTCATTATCTATCAGCCCGCTGAAGAATTGGGAAACGGTGCTATACGCATGGTCAACGATGGTTTATACGACAAGGTTCCCAAGCCTGACGTTTTACTCGGGCAGCACATCTTGCCACAGAGAGCTGGTCGGTTTGGGATGAGGTCAGGAACGGTGATGGCTGCTTCGGATTGTCTCAAAGTAACGTTCACCGGTAGAGGAGGGCACGCTTCTATGCCACATCGAACAATTGACCCGATAGTGATGGCTGCAAGCACAGTTGTCCGGCTGCAGACAATAGTCAGTCGAGAAATCAATGTCTCTCAGGAATTTGCTGTCGTGACGGTTGGTAGTTTTAACGCTGGAAACGCCGCAAACATCATTCCCGAACAGGCTGAAATTCAACTGAACGTGAGGACCACCGACGAGAATACGAGGAAAAGAGTCCTCTCGTCCATCGATCGAATTATCAAGGCAGAAGGAGAGGCTAGCGGTGCAATCCAGGCCCCTCAAATAGAAACGACTCTTCAGTTCCCTCTTACGATCAACGATCCAACCGTGACGCAGAAGGTGCAGCAGACGTTCGGTTCGCTCTTTTCACCCGACTTTACGGCAGAGTGGCCTAGGTCCAATGCAAGCGAGGATTTCACGGTTTTGGGTACTTCGATTGGAAGACCTTGTTGCTTTTGGTTTGTTGGGTGCACTGCAGCGGAGATTTGGGAAGAAGCGGAGGAGAATGGAACGCTATCAGACATTCCGGGTAATCATTCCGCTTTCTTTGCTCCAGACGTGCTGCGCACAATGCAAATTGGCATGTCTTCTTTGGTTGCAGGTGCATTAAGCTTCCTCTCCAAAACTCAATAAAAGGCGTTGAGCTTTTATTGAGGCCTATACCTTGGGAGTTGGAGACGGCCAACTCGATTGATCTAGAAGCTGCTCGTGGAGCCAACTGCAATTACTTGAAGGGTATCATCGTCCTTAGAGAAGGAAATAACATTTAAGGacttgtactccgtaaacaAAAAATATTTCGTGGTCAAATAATCTCGCGAGAGAGTGAGGGCTAAGGCTTAAACACAACCCAAAAATAGCCTGCCCTTtcattaactagttagttagtcgATTGTACCCGAGGatgtaactaactaactgCGCAACGCGAGAAGGACAAAAGGATCAAATTCCTTGTCCTGCAGTCAAGAACGCGTTAGAAGAGACCGATGTCTCCAAAACTGTTGATGCGATAATACCTGACCTTGACGCTTGGCGAACTGACGAATTAGGCCTGGTTAGGTTTAATTTTCCGGGCCTCCTCCGTAGTTAGATGGCTTAGTTCGCTGGAGCAGCCTGGGAGAGTTCACGACACGAAACCAGCTGGATGGCAACAAGCTTGGAGACCGTCCTCATCCAATGAGGTGTCAAGCCGCCCTTATCTTACTTTCCTTTGAGTCCCATGCATGCGACCGAACTGCATGTGAGCGGACCTTCAAGCATCCCCAGATCTCCAAAGCCGACGGAAAGGCCCCCTCCCTTTCCTTAAGCTTAATTACCTTAAAAAGGGTTGGAATGCTTGACGATGCactcgtactccgtagctcAAACCATACAAGACTTACATTCCCTCCTCCCTCCTTCATGTGAAAAACGCCAGTGAGGTAGCTTAGCTTCCCGCGGCTTCCGCTGAGGCAAGTCGGTTCGGTAGCTTGGGGCTCGCTGTGCTCCGTAGTATTTGTATTTGGGCTTTGAGTCGCGCGAACTCGAAATGTTATTGGATTTAGCGCGTGGCTCGGACAAGAGCAACGTTTTGGGTTGACGGAATGATCCCGAGTTTGTCGCCCGGGATGCCACTCAACTCCCGAAATAAATCGACCAggtaactacggagtaggttAGTTAGTGAACTGTGTCGGTACTTGGAAGGTTTCCAGAAAACCGGCGgacatacggagtaccttcAAGAGCATTGGACAATGAAAATGGCAGCAAGTTTGCTGCTCAAC is a genomic window of Coccidioides posadasii str. Silveira chromosome 3, complete sequence containing:
- a CDS encoding uncharacterized protein (EggNog:ENOG410PISA~COG:E~MEROPS:MER0002007), translated to MPEFTPTEIGDLIRHHEVDFAPYEELYKHLHAYPELSHQEYKTAATIAARLRRVPGLEVFENIGGTGIAAVFRNGDGKTVLLRSELDGLPIKEQTNLPYASKNVVRDETDGVEKPTMHACGHDMHMACLIAAIDILVSAKSEWSGTLVIIYQPAEELGNGAIRMVNDGLYDKVPKPDVLLGQHILPQRAGRFGMRSGTVMAASDCLKVTFTGRGGHASMPHRTIDPIVMAASTVVRLQTIVSREINVSQEFAVVTVGSFNAGNAANIIPEQAEIQLNVRTTDENTRKRVLSSIDRIIKAEGEASGAIQAPQIETTLQFPLTINDPTVTQKVQQTFGSLFSPDFTAEWPRSNASEDFTVLGTSIGRPCCFWFVGCTAAEIWEEAEENGTLSDIPGNHSAFFAPDVLRTMQIGMSSLVAGALSFLSKTQ